Part of the Hypomesus transpacificus isolate Combined female unplaced genomic scaffold, fHypTra1 scaffold_107, whole genome shotgun sequence genome, TTCTACTATCAAGCAGCAGTATCGCATAACCTATATGACGTGATGAAAATGATAAAATAAGATCTAGGCAACATCTTACCTTTAAACGCTTTCTGTTCAGCTATTATTGCACCAGTATAGAACCGCGTTCAGCACCTGCAGAAAGACTAACGTCACTTGACTGACAGTTGACGACTGAAAATGGGCGGGCTCTATTGTTGGCTTCGTTGATTGATATTTTAACGAACTAATCCGGGGCTACGCTTTAACATTCGTCATGAAATATTGAAGATGGGTTTACCACCGTGGCATTCAATATTTATCATCCCGGCTTGAGCTTTTCTATAATGTATTAGAATGGAGTATCAGGAAATGCTCAATCAAATGGTCGTGCTCTTCAATTTGCAATAGTTTCTTAATTAACGGTGTCTTAATTTTCCTACAGTTCTAAGCTAGGCCTAATAAAAATAGTTTAGCTAGTAATAGCTAACTTGAGGCTTAGGCTATAGCGTAAAATTcttagtaggcctactgtagcgAATACTCAACCCTACGACATTATATAGCTATATTATTAGTCTGGGATGAAATAGCCAACTACAGTAACCAACGAATTTATAAACGTTATTTTCAGTCATAGACTAATTTATAGCAAAAAACTACGCTTTAATGGGTTTAATGTTTTACACGAAAAAATATGCCAAAATATCGTCAAATGCGCGAATGCACCATGCGATAATCTCCCACACAGTAGATGGCAGTACATATTTTTATTGTGGCAATTAATTGTTTTCCTGTCCAGTCTTATGTATTTTTGTCGATTGCACGCATGCTGGTAGCCGGTGGAAACATTGAAttgacagtagcctacagtaacCTACACCTTGGAGAAAGATATACCGGACAAGTCGTTTTGTTATTTGTAATTGTAGCCTGATGTTCACCAGACACATGCTACGTGACGATTTGTGTCATCGGTAGATGAACCCTGTAATTCGGCTAGCCAAGACTAGGTATTTTATTAGTCAGCTTCTATAGCTGCACTATCATCGGCTGCTGCTATCAAGTGCTAGCTAGCGGCGCTACCTAGCACTAAATTAGTGACTAATACTAATAGCGCTAGTAGTGCTCTAACATCAACGAGACTTTGAACTGTTAGCTAGTCTAACTGACTTGATCCTACTGATTAGCTAACTTAACTACTGTAGCTGGACTTCAGTTTGCTTCATTATCATGAAACAGTATATATCGACGTATTATAATGCTAACATAAGCTAACTAGCTGTCAAAGAGACTTTGACCCAGACCTGTCGAAATTTGTACCTAGCTAGCTACACCATGCAAACTACAAGTCAATAGCTGGATAGCTCTTAACTGTGCTGAAATTACCAAGCCAAGGCTAGTCAGAGTCGTGACTGTTGCGTGCAGGCTGCAGCAAAACAAGGAGAATCATGATTCCTCGGCCGAGTAAAGAGTTTTTTGTTCGGATGTCCTTCTACTGGAAACCACTGTTCCGTGGAAGGTTTCTTATCCTAACGAACACTTTCAGCGGGGGTGGTATGCTGGCCCTTGGAGACATTTTACAGCAAACCAGGGAGAAACAAAGAGACCCTGAGAGAATTCGGGACTGGAGTAGAACAGGTAAAAAAAGCTTCACTTAAAACGTAGGTGTTTTACAGGAAGACAattgttaaaaaataaaatgtttaatctTACAGGTCGCATGTTTGCCGTTGGGTGCTCCATGGGACCTGTACTGCACTACTGGTATTCCTGGTTGGACAAGATCTACGTTGGCAAAGCTATACGAACAGTTGGGAAGAAAGTGTTGGTGGACCAACTGATTGCATCTCCAACCCTTGGTGCTTGGTACTTTGTAGGTGAGTCCCTGAAATTCCTTCCTCTATGCCCAACCAGGGTTTTTTTTCCCGGTTAGCTGTTGAAGGCTAACATGAAAGCACTGTGTGCGTATGGAGCCAAAGGTTAATTGCCTCAAGACGCAAGTGAAGTTAAGAGATGGATTTTTTGTGCGTCAATGCCAGAGATTTGAGAAGGTCAAAGGTTGTTCTATGTTGCATGAAATAAAACATAGGTTATGAGCAATGTGTGCCAAACCCTGACACTACTTTTAGACTGGGTGATACACAGAAAATGTTGCTACAATTATGACATGGAAGCATGTGGCAGGTGTAACTTGTAACCATAATGAGTAGTTGAAACTTGTCTGTTCCAGGGATGTCAGTAATAGAAGGACACACAGCAACTAAAGGCTGGGAGGAATTCAAAGACAAATTCTGGGAGTTCATTAAGGTAAACCCACATGCTGAAGAAGAATGTTATGTAGGATACAGAAAGAAGTTCAAGACTGGTATTTTATTAGGATGGCGGTCAGGTCATTTCAAGATTTTTATTGTCATGTATACGGTTTGACAGAGTTAGTCCGTACGATTAAATTATTATAGTGCAATGTCCTCCTTCCACATaattacaacaaaaacacaaaaaagagagaaaaatatataaatatacagtcagaataaaatacattaaaataaGGTACATAAACAAAATGACAGTTTCCTGAGTGTTAAAGTGCACAATCTGATGGTACCTGATGGTAATCTATGTTTGTTATTTCTCCCTATAGGCTGACTGGTGTGTCTGGCCTGCTGCACAGATGATAAACTTCTATTTTCTCTCACCCAAATTCCGGGTCCTCTATGTGAACACAATCACCTTAGGTTGGGACACCTACCTCTCCTACCTCAAACACAGAGTAAGTTGCAATCGCCAATATTTGACTTTTTCCCTTAGTTCTCCAGATGCAGGTGAGGCCTCCTTGCAGACTACTTCATCCATTTTTAAAATTTTATTtagaaaatgtttttcattttacTGCGTTAATGGATAGGGACAGATAGAGacacaggaaaggcagggagagagagagataacatgAAGGAAATGGCCCAGGCTGGAATTGGAACCCGGGCTCATGTACTAAAGCTTCAATCTATGTGGTATGCATTTTGTACATgcaagttgctttggataaaagtatctgctaaatggaAACAAAAGTTAAGAATAAAATGGTACTTTTATTAGGCAGTTGATTctaatgtgtgtttctgtatgttgaAACTCTGTTGGTCCGTTGACAGGATGATGGACAACCAGGAAAGGTCTCAGACATGGGTCTCATGGAGGTGACGCAGGAGGTTGTTGGGtcaccacctccccccaaacctctagaggagagtgtgtgaaagTCCTACAACAAAAACTCCAAAGTTCTATTTGGGATTTTCTTTTCCTGGAACAGTTTTCCCTTGCATGGGTATACTTTCAATTGGTTAATAtgatatttatttttacatgtacatttaatcCCAAACTGTTGTCCAACACCTTTTAAAATCAGGGATCAAATGCTTGTCATGCTGCCTCTTAGACTGACCACAACATGGAGAATGATCATACATATCAATGACATTGGTTCTTTATTTAATCATTACTTCTGTCAAACTATAATCAGCTGATTTTTACAGTATGATATTCAATCTTGCCTTACAATGTGGTCCTTACCTGTTACATTCTGTCACTGTGCCAAATATTCACTCCCTTTTTTTATAGGGTCTCTTTTTGAATATGTTTGActaaaatatttataatttatttaaCATCGGCTTGAAAGTGACACTCTTGAAACATAAGTTTTGGGTGTTTTTAGAATTGATAAGACTTGACTTAATGCATCTGTTTTCTTTATAGGTTACATTTGTAAACTTGAGCAATTAAAGTAACGCACATAATGTATATAACAATGTTGATTAATCAAAATATGTATTATTTTGGACATAAAGAATACCTTTTAGAAAAACATGAATTATGAAATGCTTTTCCATGTACTGCTCTTCTTTTTTTGAAAAAAGTCAGAAACATTTGTGAGAATTCAATTCTTAACATAATCttctaaatatgttttaattaaaCATGCCTAAAAATCTAATCTGTTTGGTATACACTTAGCAAGTGATAAGATCCAATAATGTATTTTTCTTCCAACCTGAATTTAGTTGAGCAATACTGTGTATAAACATATAGATGATTAAGATGTACACTgataaaaacaaattaaattATGATTAAATGGAAATGTACATGGTGGTACCACAAACAAGCCTCACAggttttcctttcttttctatGAGAATGTGTTAACTTCTGTTATTTCTACTGTTAGTTATAGCCAAGTTATAAGCAGGCCTTTTAATGGTTGAACAAATATTCCTGTTCAAACAGTGACTAACCAGATCCATTTGATAGGGACCATTGAAAGGTGCACACCTACTTGGTCATTTAGCAATATCCTGCTCTCAaggatgtagtgtgtgtgtgttgaggaaaTGACCACAAGTTCTTTACCTGTAATTCAACATGGCGGCAACAAGACACCTAACTATACTCATATCCATATTAACATTAGCAGGCGCTGCTGGTAAGTAAACATTTAATATATACAATGTATTATTTTGAGACTGACAGTTTTATACAAAGTTTTGTTAATTCTGCACAAAATATTAGAAGCAAATCTGTAGGCAGTTGGGCTCAAGTCAAAACAGTTGGAAGAATGTTACTATCTGCCTGTCTCAAAGAGAAAGAACTATTTAACATCAAAGCATGTGTTTTGCAACAAATAAAGCAAAAATGAGTGAGATTCCGATATGTTATCAGTAATGACCTAGTTAGACATTATAAATACGAGTTGTGTTATATATTTTAAGTGTCATTAAAGCACTAAAAGAAGCAGACAGTACATTGGATGAAAGTGTTACTAATTAAATACATGTGAATGTAACTCCATTGATGTTTGCTAACAATTTGCATTGTGAGTGAACAGAATGCTAATGATGGGTTTCTTATTTCCAAATAGATAAAGAAATCACTTCACCTCCAACCACCACTTCAAGTCTCACTACAACACCTGACAGTGCAACCCCCCAGAATACTCCCATGAAATCAACCACTTTAGATAACACCAAATCATCTGTTATTACTGCAACGGCCACCACCATTATAAGCACCATGACAAAAGATGTAACCTCAGCAATGCACAATGAATCTACTACAGGGCCGGCCCCTATGACAAATGCATTCAGCACATTACAAGCAGATGACAGTACCAACATCACTACTACACAGACAGTGACAGATTTGAAAACCACTGCGAGTGAGACTTTAAATACGACTACCTACAATTTAACTACTCTAAATTCTGCAAAGACAGATATTACCATTACCACCCAAGGAAAGATAAGCACAACCACAGGTGGGTATGCAAACCAAGGATATGTCATGGATTATTACATCTATTAAAGATCTATACAATTATTTGTATGTTGTAAACTGTATGTTCAATTCCATTTCATAATGCAATTCTTATAAAGTCTATGAAATGTGTTCAGTTATAGATGCTGATGTTTAA contains:
- the mpv17l2 gene encoding mpv17-like protein 2 → MIPRPSKEFFVRMSFYWKPLFRGRFLILTNTFSGGGMLALGDILQQTREKQRDPERIRDWSRTGRMFAVGCSMGPVLHYWYSWLDKIYVGKAIRTVGKKVLVDQLIASPTLGAWYFVGMSVIEGHTATKGWEEFKDKFWEFIKADWCVWPAAQMINFYFLSPKFRVLYVNTITLGWDTYLSYLKHRDDGQPGKVSDMGLMEVTQEVVGSPPPPKPLEESV
- the LOC124487922 gene encoding spore coat protein SP65-like, producing MAATRHLTILISILTLAGAADKEITSPPTTTSSLTTTPDSATPQNTPMKSTTLDNTKSSVITATATTIISTMTKDVTSAMHNESTTGPAPMTNAFSTLQADDSTNITTTQTVTDLKTTASETLNTTTYNLTTLNSAKTDITITTQGKISTTTALQANGKNDLSRNPGLVAVLCIFCIVLGLLVVVALTKVISSKRNKFERLEDVPMGKMNEESPFAQYSK